A genome region from Cyprinus carpio isolate SPL01 chromosome B23, ASM1834038v1, whole genome shotgun sequence includes the following:
- the LOC109084454 gene encoding filamin-A-like — protein MSQHTRPHQSSAAAAAPLSNASLSPDKDADMPATEKDLAEDAPWKKIQQNTFTRWSNEHLKCVNKRIANLQTDLSDGLRLIALLEVLSQKKMFRKYNQRPTFRQMQLENVSVALEFLDRENIKLVSIDSKAIVDGNLKLILGLIWTLILHYSISMPMWDEEEETEESKQKTPKQRLLGWIQNKLPELPITNFSRDWQSGKALGALVDSCAPGLCPDWDSWDQTKPVDNAREAMQQADDWLGVPQVITPEEIVDPNVDEHSVMTYLSQFPKAKLKPGAPLRPKLNPKKARAYGPGIEPTGNVVMKKAVFTVETISAGQGEVLVYVEDPAGHREEAKVTANNDKNRTYSVFYVPKVTGQHKVTVLFAGQHISKSPFEVDVGMAQGDSSKVTAQGPGLEPAGNIANKSTYFDVYTAGAGVGEVEVVIMDPSGKKGTVECSVEDKGNSSYRCTYKPTQEGQHTIYITFAGGQISKSPYTVHVGEACNPSLCKAKGRGLQPKGLRIKETAEFKVYTKGAGTGDLKVTIKGPKGLEEPCKKKDLGDGVYSFEYYPTTPGNYIITITWGGQHIPRSPFEVKIGSEAGPQQVRAWGPGLESGVVGKSADFVVEALGDDVGTLGFSVEGPSPAKIECDDKGDGSCDVRYWPTEPGEYAVHVLCKNEDIQLSPFMAEVVPAPGKDFYPDKVKAHGPGLQSSGLSVGKPAEFTVDAKLGGKAPLKIQAQDRDGKPVDVQVKDNGNGTYSCSYTPRKPLKHTVMVSWGGVNIPESPFRMNIGAGCHPNKVKVSGPGVAKTGLKAFDPTYFTVDCAEAGQGDISIGIKCAPGVMGPAEADIDFDIIRNDNDTFTVKYTPPGAGSYTIMVLFADQAIPLTPIRIKVDPSHDASKVKAEGPGLNRTGVELNKPTHFTVNTKAAGKARLDAQFTGPTKGEAVRDFDIINNHDGTHTVKYTPVQQGNMGLNVTYGGDPIPKSPFAVAVAPSLDLSKVKVAGIGDTMSVGKDQEITVKSKGAGGQGKVGAKVTGPSGKSVPCKVEPGLSPETSQVRFIPRDKGPYEVELTYDGTPIPGSPFPVEAIAPTDPSKVRCSGPGLERAKVGEPGKFVVDCTNAGPAELTIEIISDNGTEAEVHIQDNGDGTYTITYIPLYPGAYTLTIRYGDQDVPNFPARLNVEPAVETTGVKVFGPGVEGKGVFREATTDFTVDARALTKTGGNHIKTCVNNPSGNRTEALIRDLGDGTYQVEYTPYEEGTHSVEVTYDNAPVPKSPFRVPVTEGCDPARVRVHGPGLQSGITNKHNKFTVETRGAGTGGLGLAMEGPSEAKMSCTDNKDGSCCVEYIPYEPGTYNLNVTYGGQPITGSPFSVPVHDTVDATKVKCLGQGLGNNVRANIPQVFSVDASKAGVAPLQVRVQGPKGVVEPVEVVDNGDGTHTVSYVPTREGPYSINVLYADEEIPHSPYKVKVLPTHDASKVRASGPGLNTTGVPASLPVEFTIDAKDAGEGLLAVQITDPEGKPKKANIRDNQDGTYLVSYVPDMTGRYTILIKYGGDEIPYSPYRIRALPTGDASKCTVTVSIGGHGLGAGVGPTIQIGEQTVITVDAKAAGKGKVTCTVCTPDGGEVDVDVVENEDGTFDIFYTAPQPGKYVICVRFGGEHIPNSPFQVTALEGASPDQLMQQTQNPQYAYAPNMGQPWATDRQLGMNGLDVAGLRPFDLVIPFTIQKGEITGDVRMPSGKVAKPDITDNKDGTVTVKYAPTEAGLHEMDIKYDGIHIPGSPLQFYVDYVNSGHVTAYGPGLIHGMVNKPAVFTVNTKDAGEGGLSLAIEGPSKADISCTDNQDGTCTVSYLPVLPGDYNILVKYNDKHIPGSPFMAKITGDDSMRMSHLKVGSAADIPLDIGELDLSQLTASLTTPSGREEPCLLKMLRNGHVGISFVPKEIGEHLVNIKKNGRHIPNSPISVMINQSEIGDASRVRVTGQGLSEARTFEPAEFVIDTRDAGYGGLSLSIEGPSKVDINTEDQEDGTCKVTYCPTEPGNYIINIKFADQHVPGSAFTVKVTGEGRMKESITRRRRAASVANVGSQCDLSLKIPEISISDMTAQVTSPSGKVHKAEIMEGENNTYCIRFVPTEMGVHTVSVKYQGQHVPGSPFQFTVGPLGEGGAHKVRAGGPGLERAEAGVPAEFSIWTREAGAGGLSIAVEGPSKAEIAFEDRKDGSSGVSYIVQEPGDYEVSIRFNDEHIPDSPFVVPVASPSDEARRLTVASLQESGLKVNQPASFAVSLNGAKGVIDAKVHSPSGALEECCVTEIDEDKYAVRFIPRENGLYLIDVKFNGSHIPGSPFKIRVGETGQAGDPGMVSAYGAGLEGGTTGSPCEFIVNTSSAGPGALAVTIDGPSKVKMDCQECPEGYKVTYTPMAPGNYLISIKYGGPYHIVGSPFKAKITGSRLVNSHSMHETSSVLVDPLTRSVTSSQQAAPGWGSSDASRVVAKGLGLNKGFIGQKNSFSVDCSKAGRNMLLVGVDGPKVPCEEILVKHLGNRLYNVSYQLKEKGEYILVVKWGDEHIPGSPYHITV, from the exons ACAGTAAGGCCATAGTAGATGGGAACCTGAAGCTGATCCTGGGTCTGATATGGACTCTGATTCTCCATTATTCCATCTCCATGCCCATGTGGGACGAGGAGGAGGAGACCGAAGAAAGCAAGCAGAAGACACCCAAACAGAGGCTGCTCGGATGGATCCAGAACAAGCTGCCCGAGCTGCCCATCACCAACTTCAGCCGAGACTGGCAGTCAGGGAAAGCCCTTGGAGCTTTGGTGGACAGTTGTGCTCCAG GTCTCTGTCCGGACTGGGATTCCTGGGACCAGACCAAGCCTGTGGACAATGCCAGGGAGGCCATGCAGCAGGCTGATGACTGGCTTGGTGTTCCTCAG GTGATCACTCCAGAAGAAATCGTTGATCCCAATGTGGACGAGCACTCTGTTATGACTTACCTGTCCCAGTTCCCCAAAGCCAAACTCAAGCCTGGTGCCCCCCTGCGGCCCAAGctcaaccccaaaaaggcccgtgCCTATGGACCAG GTATTGAGCCCACAGGTAATGTTGTGATGAAGAAGGCAGTGTTCACTGTTGAGACCATCAGTGCTGGTCAGGGAGAGGTTCTGGTTTATGTGGAAGACCCAGCCGGCCACCGTGAAGAGGCCAAAGTTACAGCCAACAATGACAAGAACCGCACCTACTCAGTATTCTATGTACCAAAAGTTACTGGACAACACAAG GTGACAGTGCTGTTTGCAGGGCAACACATCTCCAAGAGCCCATTTGAGGTGGATGTGGGAATGGCTCAGGGAGACTCCAGCAAGGTCACTGCCCAGGGCCCAGGACTTGAGCCTGCTGGCAACATTGCCAACAAGAGCACATACTTTGATGTCTACACAGCTG GTGCTGGAGTAGGAGAGGTCGAGGTGGTCATTATGGACCCCAGTGGAAAGAAGGGCACTGTTGAATGCAGTGTTGAGGATAAGGGCAACAGCAGCTACCGTTGCACCTACAAGCCCACTCAGGAGGGCCAGCACACCATCTATATCACCTTTGCTGGGGGGCAGATCTCCAAGAGCCCTTACACTGTCCATGTGGGAGAGG CCTGTAATCCAAGCCTGTGTAAAGCCAAGGGCCGTGGTCTGCAGCCTAAAGGCTTGAGAATCAAGGAGACTGCAGAGTTCAAGGTTTACACCaaaggagctggcactggagacCTCAAAGTCACCATCAAAGGGCCCA AGGGTCTTGAGGAGCCCTGTAAGAAGAAGGATCTGGGAGATGGTGTGTACAGCTTTGAATATTACCCCACCACACCTGGGAATTACATCATCACGATCACATGGGGTGGACAACACATCCCACGCAG TCCATTTGAGGTAAAGATTGGATCTGAAGCGGGACCGCAGCAGGTCAGGGCATGGGGTCCAGGACTGGAGAGTGGTGTGGTAGGCAAGTCAGCTGACTTTGTGGTGGAAGCTCTCGGGGATGACGTGGGCACTTTGG GTTTCTCAGTGGAGGGCCCATCCCCGGCTAAGATCGAATGTGACGATAAGGGAGATGGCTCCTGTGATGTGAGGTACTGGCCCACAGAACCGGGCGAATATGCAGTTCATGTGCTCTGTAAGAACGAGGACATTCAGCTCAGCCCTTTCATGGCCGAAGTCGTACCTGCTCCAGGAAAAGACTTCTACCCTGACAAG GTGAAGGCTCATGGTCCAGGTCTGCAGAGCTCTGGCCTTTCAGTCGGCAAACCAGCAGAGTTCACAGTGGATGCCAAACTAGGTGGCAAAGCTCCTCTAAAGATTCAAGCTCAG GACCGTGATGGAAAACCAGTGGATGTGCAGGTGAAGGACAACGGTAACGGAACATACAGCTGCAGCTACACCCCTCGAAAACCACTCAAACACACTGTGATGGTGTCCTGGGGCGGAGTCAACATCCCAGAGAGCCCATTCAGG ATGAACATTGGGGCAGGGTGCCATCCCAATAAGGTGAAAGTATCAGGACCTGGAGTGGCCAAGACTGGCCTGAAGGCGTTTGACCCAACATACTTCACTGTGGATTGTGCCGAGGCAGGACAGG GTGACATCAGCATAGGCATCAAATGCGCCCCAGGAGTTATGGGACCTGCTGAGGCTGACATCGATTTCGACATCATTAGAAATGACAATGACACATTCACCGTCAAATACACCCCACCTGGAGCGGGTAGCTACACAATCATGGTGCTGTTTGCTGATCAG GCCATTCCCCTGACCCCCATCAGAATCAAGGTTGATCCCTCTCATGATGCCAGCAAGGTTAAAGCAGAAGGCCCTGGACTCAACCGTACTg GTGTGGAGCTGAACAAACCCACTCACTTCACTGTGAACACCAAAGCCGCAGGCAAAGCTAGGCTTGATGCACAGTTCACTGGACCCACCAAGGGAGAGGCGGTCCGTGACTTTGACATCATCAACAATCATGACGGCACCCACACTGTTAAATACACCCCTGTTCAACAG GGCAACATGGGTTTGAATGTCACATATGGTGGTGATCCTATTCCCAAGAGCCCGTTTGCTGTAGCAGTCGCCCCATCCTTGGATCTCAGTAAAGTTAAAGTGGCTGGTATTGGAGATA CAATGTCCGTCGGAAAGGATCAGGAGATCACAGTCAAGTCCAAAGGAGCAGGTGGTCAGGGCAAGGTTGGCGCCAAGGTCACAGGTCCATCTGGCAAATCGGTGCCTTGTAAAGTTGAACCAGGCCTGAGCCCAGAAACCAGTCAGGTCCGTTTTATCCCCAGAGATAAGGGACCCTATGAGGTTGAACTGACGTATGATGGCACCCCCATCCCCGGCAGTCCGTTCCCCGTGGAAGCCATTGCTCCTACTGACCCATCTAAG GTGCGATGTTCTGGGCCAGGTCTGGAGCGAGCTAAGGTTGGCGAGCCAGGAAAGTTTGTGGTTGATTGCACTAATGCTGGTCCTGCGGAGCTGACTATCGAGATCATCTCAGACAATGGCACCGAGGCTGAAGTCCATATCCAGGACAATGGGGATGGAACATACACCATCACTTACATCCCTCTGTACCCTGGAGCTTATACTCTCACCATCCGCTACGGTGATCAGGATGTGCCAAACTTCCCAGCCAGACTCAACGTGGAGCCTGCTGTGGAAACCACTGGAGTGAAAGTGTTCGGACCTGGAGTGGAAGGCAAAG GTGTTTTCCGGGAAGCCACTACTGATTTCACTGTGGATGCTCGTGCTCTCACAAAAACGGGTGGCAATCATATCAAGACCTGTGTCAATAACCCATCAGGCAACCGCACCGAAGCTCTGATTAGAGACCTGGGAGATGGCACCTACCAAGTGGAGTACACGCCCTATGAGGAGG GCACACACAGTGTTGAGGTTACATACGATAATGCCCCAGTTCCCAAGAGCCCGTTCCGTGTGCCGGTGACTGAGGGTTGTGACCCAGCACGTGTGCGTGTACATGGTCCAGGACTTCAGTCTGGCATCACtaacaaacacaacaaatttaCTGTGGAGACCCG TGGGGCCGGTACAGGTGGACTGGGGCTGGCTATGGAGGGACCTTCTGAGGCCAAAATGTCCTGCACTGATAACAAAGATGGCAGCTGTTGTGTTGAATACATCCCATATGAGCCAGGCACATACAACCTCAATGTCACCTATGGAGGCCAACCAATCACTG GAAGCCCCTTCTCTGTACCTGTCCATGATACTGTTGATGCAACTAAAGTGAAATGCCTGGGTCAGGGGCTTGGAAACAACGTGCGTGCCAATATCCCGCAGGTCTTTTCTGTGGATGCAAGCAAGGCTGGAGTGGCTCCCTTGCAGGTCAGAGTGCAGGGACCCAAAG GTGTCGTGGAGCCTGTTGAGGTGGTGGATAATGGTGACGGGACTCACACAGTCAGCTATGTACCCACCAGAGAGGGACCGTATTCTATTAATGTCCTGTATGCTGATGAAGAGATCCCACACAG TCCTTATAAGGTGAAGGTTCTGCCCACTCATGATGCTAGTAAGGTCCGTGCCAGCGGCCCTGGTCTGAATACCACTGGTGTGCCTGCCAGTCTGCCTGTGGAGTTCACTATTGATGCCAAAGATGCAGGAGAGGGGCTCTTGGCGGTCCAGATAACT GACCCTGAGGGGAAGCCAAAGAAGGCTAACATTCGTGATAATCAGGATGGGACGTATCTTGTGTCCTATGTGCCTGACATGACTGGCCGCTACACTATTCTCATCAAATACGGTGGTGATGAGATCCCATACTCTCCATATCGTATCAGAGCCCTGCCAACGGGAGATGCCAGCAAATGCACAGTCACAG TCTCAATCGGAGGTCACGGTTTGG GAGCTGGAGTTGGTCCAACTATTCAGATCGGAGAGCAGACGGTCATCACCGTGGACGCGAAGGCTGCTGGGAAGGGCAAGGTGACGTGCACGGTGTGCACTCCAGATGGAGGCGAGGTGGATGTGGACGTAGTTGAAAATGAGGATGGAACATTTGACATCTTCTACACAGCACCCCAGCCTGGCAAATACGTCATCTGTGTGCGCTTCGGTGGAGAACACATCCCCAACAGCCCCTTCCAAGTCACG GCTTTGGAAGGTGCCTCTCCTGACCAACTAATGCAGCAGACCCAGAACCCGCAGTACGCCTACGCGCCCAACATGGGCCAGCCATGG GCTACAGACAGGCAGTTGGGCATGAATGGACTGGACGTAGCTGGACTGAGACCCTTCGACTTGGTCATTCCTTTCACCATCCAGAAAGGAGAAATTACAG GTGATGTAAGAATGCCTTCTGGAAAAGTGGCCAAGCCTGATATTACTGATAACAAGGACGGTACGGTCACAGTGAAATACGCCCCAACTGAGGCTGGCCTGCATGAGATGGACATCAAATACGACGGAATACACATCCCAG GAAGTCCACTGCAGTTCTATGTGGATTATGTCAACAGTGGTCATGTGACTGCCTATGGTCCTGGTCTAATTCATGGCATGGTTAATAAACCTGCAGTCTTCACTGTCAACACGAAGGATGCTGGAGAGG GTGGTCTGTCTCTGGCCATCGAGGGTCCGTCAAAGGCAGATATCAGCTGCACTGATAATCAGGACGGTACCTGTACTGTCTCTTACCTCCCTGTTCTTCCTGGAGACTACAACATCCTTGTCAAGTACAACGACAAGCACATTCCCGGCAGCCCTTTCATGGCCAAGATCACAG GCGACGACTCGATGCGCATGTCTCATCTGAAGGTGGGCTCAGCGGCTGACATCCCTCTAGACATCGGCGAACTGGACCTCAGTCAGCTGACCGCGTCTCTCACCACCCCCTCTGGCCGGGAGGAGCCGTGTCTGCTCAAGATGCTCAGGAATGGGCATGTG GGCATTTCCTTCGTGCCCAAGGAAATTGGAGAGCATCTGGTTAACATTAAGAAAAATGGACGTCATATTCCTAATAGCCCCATCTCAGTCATGATCAACCAATCAGAGATCGGTGATGCCAGCCGTGTGCGTGTAACTGGTCAAGGCCTGAGTGAAGCCCGCACCTTTGAGCCTGCAGAATTTGTCATTGACACCAGAGATGCAG gataTGGAGGACTCAGTTTGTCTATCGAGGGACCCAGTAAAGTAGATATCAACACTGAAGATCAGGAAGATGGCACCTGCAAAGTCACTTATTGCCCCACAGAACCAGgaaattacattattaacatCAAATTTGCAGACCAGCATGTTCCAG GAAGTGCTTTTACTGTCAAAGTGACAGGAGAGGGTCGGATGAAGGAGAGCATCACCCGCAGAAGAAGAGCTGCCTCTGTGGCCAATGTTGGCAGCCAGTGCGACCTCAGCCTGAAGATCCCAG AGATCAGCATCTCAGACATGACCGCTCAGGTGACCAGCCCATCAGGCAAAGTACACAAGGCTGAGATCATGGAGGGAGAAAACAACACGTACTGCATTCGCTTCGTGCCCACAGAGATGGGTGTGCACACTGTCAGTGTGAAGTATCAAGGACAGCATGTCCCCGGATCCCCCTTCCAGTTCACTGTGGGTCCTCTTGGAGAGGGAGGTGCCCATAAGGTCCGTGCAGGAGGCCCAGGATTAGAGAGAGCAGAGGCGGGTGTACCAG CTGAGTTCAGCATTTGGACCCGTGAAGCAGGAGCTGGTGGTCTGTCCATTGCGGTCGAGGGACCCAGCAAGGCAGAGATTGCATTTGAAGACCGCAAGGATGGATCCAGCGGTGTCTCCTACATTGTCCAGGAGCCTG GCGATTATGAAGTATCCATCAGATTCAATGATGAGCACATCCCTGACAGTCCATTTGTGGTGCCTGTGGCCTCGCCATCTGATGAAGCCCGCCGTCTCACTGTTGCCAGTCTTCAG GAGTCCGGATTAAAGGTGAACCAGCCGGCCTCTTTTGCTGTGAGCCTAAATGGGGCGAAGGGAGTCATCGATGCCAAGGTTCACAGCCCATCTGGAGCGCTTGAGGAGTGCTGTGTTACAGAGATCGATGAAG ATAAGTATGCTGTGAGGTTCATCCCCAGGGAGAATGGCCTGTACCTAATAGATGTGAAATTCAATGGTTCTCACATCCCTGGAAGCCCCTTCAAGATCCGTGTTGGTGAAACTGGCCAAGCTGGAGATCCAGGAATGGTGTCTGCTTATGGAGCTGGTCTGGAGGGAGGCACCACTG GATCTCCATGTGAGTTCATTGTGAACACGAGTTCAGCTGGCCCAGGAGCTTTGGCAGTGACCATCGATGGGCCTTCCAAGGTGAAGATGGACTGTCAGGAATGCCCAGAGGGCTACAAGGTCACCTACACACCTATGGCACCTGGAAACTACCTAATTTCTATCAAATACGGTGGACCATACCATATTGTTGGCAGCCCATTCAAAGCTAAAATTACAG GCTCCCGATTGGTCAATAGCCACAGCATGCACGAGACTTCATCAGTACTAGTTGACCCTTTGACCCGCAGCGTGACGAGCAGCCAGCAGGCAGCGCCAGGCTGGGGTAGCTCCGACGCCAGCCGTGTGGTTGCCAAGGGTCTTGGACTCAACAAGGGCTTCATAGGACAGAAGAACTCTTTCAGTGTGGACTGTAGTAAAGCAG GGAGGAACATGCTCCTGGTTGGAGTGGACGGACCCAAAGTGCCCTGCGAGGAGATCTTGGTGAAACACTTGGGTAACCGTCTCTATAATGTGTCCTACCAGCTGAAGGAGAAGGGAGAGTACATCCTGGTGGTGAAATGGGGCGACGAGCACATCCCCGGGAGCCCGTATCACATCACTGTCTAA